Proteins found in one Campylobacter concisus genomic segment:
- a CDS encoding glycosyltransferase — MKILFVTSTLRSGGAERVCAVIASRFSMDHEVSLVKFDKDEPFYELASGVKLINLGVGADELGLVGNLKKRVSKVLALRTLIREGKFDAVISFLDAVNTLVLFSSAGLKTPIIISEHTNYLAPKRAIFKVLRRLSYLFANALSVLSDEDLGYYSKFCKNVMKIYNPLFEEVRSESFTKENLVIFVGRLNKIKNCEMFVRVAANLKQSGYKFAVAGDGGERANLENLAKNLGADIEFLGNVSDIASLYKRAKVLLSCSNFEGLGNTLIEAINYDCVRVATRTSGAKELIKDGFDGLLCEINDADQMSEKLAKMLQDEAKMGEFAKNARARLDEFSVEQIYKKWLELLRLGGVK, encoded by the coding sequence ATGAAGATATTATTTGTCACATCAACGCTTAGAAGTGGCGGTGCGGAACGAGTTTGCGCGGTGATCGCATCACGATTTAGTATGGATCATGAGGTGAGCCTTGTTAAATTCGACAAAGATGAGCCATTTTACGAGCTGGCAAGTGGAGTGAAGCTCATAAATTTAGGCGTTGGGGCTGATGAGCTTGGCTTGGTTGGAAATTTAAAAAAGAGAGTTTCAAAGGTGCTTGCTTTAAGGACGCTCATAAGAGAGGGCAAATTTGACGCTGTGATATCCTTTTTAGATGCCGTAAATACCTTGGTACTCTTTAGCTCGGCTGGGCTAAAAACGCCTATAATCATAAGCGAGCACACAAACTATCTTGCGCCAAAAAGAGCCATTTTTAAGGTGCTAAGACGCCTTAGTTATCTATTTGCAAATGCACTTAGCGTCTTAAGCGACGAGGATCTTGGATATTACTCGAAATTTTGCAAAAATGTGATGAAAATTTACAACCCACTCTTTGAGGAGGTGCGCAGCGAGAGCTTTACTAAAGAAAATTTAGTAATTTTTGTTGGCAGGCTAAATAAGATAAAAAACTGCGAAATGTTTGTAAGGGTGGCTGCAAACTTAAAGCAAAGTGGCTATAAATTTGCTGTCGCTGGAGATGGCGGAGAGAGGGCAAATTTAGAAAATTTAGCCAAAAATTTGGGCGCTGATATCGAATTCTTAGGCAACGTTAGCGACATCGCTTCACTTTATAAAAGAGCAAAAGTGCTGCTTTCTTGCTCAAATTTCGAGGGCCTTGGAAATACCTTGATCGAGGCGATAAACTATGACTGCGTGCGGGTTGCGACAAGGACTAGCGGGGCAAAAGAGCTTATAAAAGATGGTTTTGATGGCTTGCTTTGTGAGATAAATGACGCTGATCAGATGAGCGAAAAGCTTGCAAAAATGCTCCAAGATGAGGCAAAAATGGGCGAATTTGCTAAAAATGCAAGGGCTAGACTTGATGAGTTTAGCGTGGAGCAAATTTATAAAAAATGGCTAGAGCTTTTAAGGCTTGGAGGTGTGAAGTGA
- a CDS encoding glycosyltransferase family 2 protein, which translates to MSEPLISIVTATYKRPELLKKAIRSALAQSYKNLEIVVTDDGDDESASEICKSFNDARIKFVKNSAHKKSPNGNKNNGFDNATGEFVCLLDDDDELLPEAIKECYEILKSGEYSCVFADAICEKDGVMTEVIAGRSPYSKSGAMSKVDYHCGRINGEYFKLFSREFIDDFRFDESSFGGENELYIRFFEKNVFYLKKPLYIYRIARSDSATLNAGKHALNVANAYIKTANLHYDIAIKNEPKFLAMQYKNAAYYAKIAGEYGLMLRCIFKSLSIKFSKEAFIFLLLSPLPSGLLPALSKLRVKIKQRFGI; encoded by the coding sequence ATGAGCGAGCCATTAATCAGCATCGTAACCGCGACTTATAAGCGTCCAGAGCTTTTAAAAAAGGCCATAAGAAGCGCTCTAGCTCAAAGCTATAAAAATTTAGAAATAGTTGTAACCGATGACGGCGATGACGAGAGTGCGAGTGAAATTTGTAAGAGTTTTAACGACGCTAGGATCAAATTTGTAAAAAACAGCGCTCACAAAAAGAGCCCAAATGGCAATAAAAATAACGGCTTTGACAACGCAACGGGCGAGTTTGTCTGCTTGCTTGACGATGACGATGAGCTTTTGCCAGAGGCTATAAAAGAGTGCTATGAAATTTTAAAAAGTGGCGAGTATTCGTGCGTTTTTGCAGATGCGATCTGCGAGAAAGATGGCGTGATGACCGAGGTGATAGCTGGTAGAAGCCCTTATAGTAAGAGTGGGGCGATGAGCAAGGTTGATTATCACTGCGGACGGATAAATGGCGAGTATTTTAAACTTTTTTCGCGTGAATTTATAGATGATTTTAGGTTTGATGAGAGCAGTTTTGGCGGCGAAAATGAGCTTTATATCCGCTTTTTTGAAAAAAATGTCTTCTATCTTAAAAAGCCACTTTATATCTACCGCATCGCAAGAAGCGATAGTGCTACGCTAAATGCCGGCAAGCACGCGTTAAATGTGGCAAACGCTTACATTAAAACAGCCAATTTACACTACGACATTGCTATAAAAAATGAGCCAAAATTTTTAGCTATGCAGTATAAAAATGCCGCTTACTACGCCAAAATAGCAGGCGAATATGGCCTTATGCTAAGGTGTATCTTTAAAAGTCTTAGCATTAAATTTAGCAAAGAGGCGTTTATTTTCTTACTGCTTAGTCCGCTCCCAAGCGGTCTTTTACCAGCACTTTCAAAGCTTAGAGTAAAGATTAAACAAAGGTTTGGCATATGA
- a CDS encoding glycosyltransferase family 25 protein encodes MNEIYLISLAKDTKRRELLQQKFSSYDSFKLIDAVDGRELNAREYYKIISPSFKAYGKVLSPAEVGCSLSHVKAYEEFLASEAKFALIFEDDVIGSDQAIKEAFLAASKMPENSVLICGMQDGLEGRFSAFGKKVDTSLSRPLWQVSKHSFSSIYRAGAYVLTKKSAKNLLEIHKRALCTTDVWDYLLGVNDMQMYFCDLFAHPTDLSGSNIEGERLERGYSANLNAYIKTIKFIFFSRLEKLQGYERIFKRG; translated from the coding sequence ATGAATGAAATTTATCTGATCTCTTTGGCTAAAGACACCAAAAGGCGCGAGCTTTTGCAGCAAAAATTTAGCTCTTATGATAGCTTTAAGCTAATAGACGCAGTTGATGGCAGGGAGCTAAACGCGAGGGAGTACTATAAGATCATTTCGCCGTCATTTAAAGCTTACGGCAAGGTTTTAAGCCCAGCAGAGGTTGGCTGTTCGCTCTCGCATGTGAAAGCCTACGAGGAATTTTTGGCGAGTGAAGCCAAATTTGCCCTCATCTTTGAAGATGACGTGATTGGGAGTGATCAAGCTATAAAAGAGGCATTTTTGGCAGCTAGCAAGATGCCTGAAAATAGCGTGCTGATATGCGGCATGCAAGATGGGCTAGAAGGCAGGTTTAGCGCCTTTGGCAAAAAGGTGGATACTAGCCTAAGTAGGCCACTTTGGCAGGTCTCAAAGCACTCATTTTCAAGCATTTATAGAGCAGGGGCCTATGTGCTAACTAAAAAAAGCGCTAAAAATTTGCTTGAAATTCATAAACGTGCGCTTTGCACGACCGATGTTTGGGACTATTTGCTTGGCGTTAATGATATGCAGATGTATTTTTGCGACCTCTTTGCGCACCCAACTGATCTTAGCGGCTCAAACATCGAGGGCGAGCGCCTTGAGAGGGGATACAGCGCAAATTTAAATGCCTATATCAAGACAATTAAATTTATATTTTTTTCACGTCTTGAAAAGCTTCAAGGCTATGAGAGAATTTTTAAAAGGGGCTAA
- a CDS encoding MATE family efflux transporter produces the protein MLINLISSIVVFVVSMGINFFLTPFILKSLGNEAFGFVGLSNAIVSYAAVVSVAINSVSGRFVAHAWHKKDLSLANTYYSSVLVVNIFFCAVVVVLSSVFILNLQSFLNVPENLLFDVRMTLVFYFINFCVGLFNGVLTVCAFVTNKLYLLSIRNAISSAILAILIVALFFFFKPFISYIAISALVASLFVFFSTIFMSARITPELKFSLSKFDFSKIKELLSSGIWNSFNALNRILLTGMDLFICNIFVNANATGLLSVAKAAPIILESFVAQLSGIFAPKFVELYSKNLITDLINEAKFSMKVIAFVMSAPAAFFVVFGLDFYTLWLPFKSADEVKFIYNISMITLVPIVFISFVFSLFNLDSATNKLRRPAIANTILGVSTIIAQIVLLKFSDYGVYGIVIVAAIFYSIRILGFDLINAALNLEVKLTTFYGVYFKNLAIFALCVLAMFACKDLVSLDNWLKFAIFAAIYAGAAYVLGYFLFFNAYERGIVWRKILKKFKRS, from the coding sequence ATGCTAATCAATCTAATAAGCTCGATCGTCGTTTTTGTAGTATCTATGGGTATAAATTTCTTTCTTACGCCATTTATCTTAAAAAGCCTTGGCAACGAGGCATTTGGCTTTGTGGGCCTTAGCAACGCCATCGTTAGCTACGCAGCAGTCGTGAGCGTAGCGATAAACTCAGTCAGTGGGCGTTTTGTCGCTCATGCGTGGCACAAAAAAGATCTAAGCCTTGCAAACACCTACTACTCATCAGTCCTTGTTGTAAATATCTTCTTTTGCGCCGTTGTCGTGGTGCTTAGCTCTGTTTTCATACTAAATTTGCAAAGCTTTTTAAACGTCCCTGAAAATTTACTTTTTGACGTCAGAATGACCCTTGTTTTTTACTTTATAAATTTCTGCGTTGGGCTATTTAACGGCGTTTTGACGGTTTGTGCGTTTGTGACAAATAAGCTCTATCTGCTCTCCATCAGAAATGCCATCTCAAGCGCGATCCTAGCGATCCTCATCGTGGCACTCTTTTTCTTTTTTAAGCCATTCATTTCATACATCGCCATTTCAGCGCTAGTTGCTAGCCTTTTTGTCTTTTTTAGCACCATTTTTATGTCGGCTCGCATCACGCCAGAGCTAAAATTTAGCCTTAGTAAATTTGACTTTTCTAAGATAAAAGAGCTTTTAAGCTCTGGCATTTGGAATAGCTTTAATGCGCTAAACCGCATACTTTTAACAGGCATGGATCTTTTTATCTGCAACATTTTCGTAAATGCAAACGCCACTGGTCTTCTATCAGTTGCTAAGGCCGCCCCTATCATACTTGAGAGCTTTGTAGCGCAGCTTAGTGGTATCTTTGCACCAAAATTTGTCGAGCTTTACTCTAAAAATTTGATCACGGACCTCATAAACGAGGCTAAATTTTCAATGAAGGTGATCGCCTTTGTGATGAGCGCTCCGGCTGCATTTTTCGTCGTTTTTGGGCTGGATTTCTACACGCTTTGGCTACCTTTTAAAAGTGCTGACGAGGTTAAATTTATCTACAACATCTCGATGATCACGCTAGTGCCGATCGTATTTATAAGCTTTGTTTTTTCGCTTTTTAACCTTGATAGCGCGACAAACAAGCTTCGCCGACCAGCCATTGCCAACACTATCCTTGGCGTTAGCACGATCATAGCGCAGATCGTGCTGCTTAAATTTAGTGACTACGGCGTTTATGGTATCGTCATCGTCGCAGCCATTTTTTATAGTATAAGAATTCTCGGCTTTGACCTTATAAATGCTGCTTTAAATTTAGAGGTAAAGCTCACCACATTTTACGGGGTTTATTTTAAAAATTTAGCCATTTTTGCGCTCTGCGTGCTTGCGATGTTTGCCTGCAAGGACCTTGTAAGCTTAGATAACTGGCTAAAATTTGCTATCTTTGCTGCGATATACGCCGGCGCAGCTTATGTTTTGGGATATTTTTTATTTTTTAATGCTTACGAGCGAGGCATAGTTTGGCGTAAAATTTTAAAAAAATTTAAAAGGTCTTAA
- a CDS encoding STT3 domain-containing protein yields MHKVSVNCKILIIFLAAYLFGFAARMLWVLWAKEMPEFYFNGEFMLTTNDAYYYAEGARDMLAGFHQQNDFSPFNHPISTIVFYICKILPFKIESVMFYMSVFLAPLIALPVVLISHEFKALKAGAVAAFMSVILPSYLSRTSPGYFDSDMLNVTFALFIIYFLIRLLNANEQKFIVLPGVFVSLYLWWYQSSYALILSIFFMFLLYTLVFIRDRLQNYQAIFFMFISIVSSNVFTKDPLIANKILIFNLAVIALFFSLFCKYKNLLSARKLAIFLTLMLAIFIYFGGFDFITSKMGIYVFKGNEILSDKFHFINEYNFISEVKSASPLYFIYFMSGNILILLAAIIGYLLLCLKFRPFLLTLPMLGLGLLSFFGGVRFVMYVTPLVVLGFGYFLHFFLNLFDLRNFIKNLSFLVFAVAALAINLDFAYSYRPNTVINHDEAVALDELKKLTKRDDYVFSWWDYGYAIRYFADVMTLNDPGRQGGENNYFVSLALRKDEAFLARLARVAVTYNDISLEQNIRPIDKILKDYNTSDVNTFLSQLKSENFTLPAAKKEVFYYLVPNMIDIAPNIFRYSYIDVTTGKRQKENFYHVSALNGVSEAGIDLGDGYVLPTNEQKFIIHNDEKIAVKSFYKVKGAGKDLRIDEKIIDENAKIYVIFLEDYARILLLDENALNSALVQLFIFERADERYFEPFVISGGVKIYRLKI; encoded by the coding sequence GTGCACAAAGTAAGCGTAAATTGTAAAATTTTAATTATATTTCTGGCTGCTTATCTGTTTGGATTTGCGGCTAGGATGCTCTGGGTATTGTGGGCAAAGGAGATGCCAGAGTTTTACTTTAATGGCGAGTTTATGCTTACGACAAATGACGCCTACTATTACGCAGAGGGTGCTAGAGATATGCTGGCTGGCTTTCATCAGCAAAATGACTTTAGCCCCTTTAATCACCCAATCTCAACTATAGTTTTTTATATTTGCAAAATTTTACCTTTTAAGATCGAAAGCGTGATGTTTTATATGAGCGTCTTTTTAGCTCCTCTTATCGCACTTCCAGTTGTTTTGATATCACATGAGTTTAAAGCACTAAAAGCTGGGGCTGTGGCAGCGTTTATGAGTGTTATCTTGCCAAGCTATCTTTCAAGGACATCGCCTGGATATTTTGATAGTGACATGTTAAATGTCACATTTGCACTTTTTATCATCTATTTTTTGATAAGGCTTTTGAACGCAAATGAACAAAAATTTATCGTTTTGCCTGGAGTCTTTGTATCGCTTTATCTTTGGTGGTATCAAAGCTCATATGCACTTATTTTAAGCATTTTCTTTATGTTTTTACTATATACGCTAGTTTTTATACGAGATAGATTGCAAAATTATCAAGCGATATTTTTTATGTTTATAAGCATCGTAAGCTCAAATGTTTTTACTAAAGATCCACTAATAGCAAATAAAATTTTAATTTTTAATTTAGCAGTTATTGCCTTATTTTTCTCTCTTTTTTGCAAATATAAAAATTTACTCTCAGCTAGAAAATTAGCCATTTTTCTTACTTTAATGCTAGCTATTTTTATCTATTTTGGTGGTTTTGATTTCATTACTTCAAAAATGGGTATTTATGTTTTTAAAGGTAATGAAATTCTTAGCGATAAATTTCACTTTATAAATGAATATAATTTCATCAGCGAAGTAAAAAGTGCTAGTCCTTTGTATTTTATATATTTTATGTCAGGAAATATTCTTATACTGCTGGCAGCTATTATTGGATACTTATTACTTTGCTTGAAATTTCGTCCATTCTTACTTACATTACCAATGCTTGGACTTGGACTCCTCTCTTTCTTTGGTGGAGTTAGATTTGTTATGTACGTAACACCACTTGTTGTGCTTGGTTTTGGTTATTTTTTGCATTTTTTTTTAAATTTATTTGATCTTAGAAATTTCATTAAAAATTTATCATTTTTAGTTTTTGCCGTAGCCGCTCTTGCTATAAATTTAGATTTTGCTTATTCATATAGGCCAAACACTGTGATTAACCATGATGAAGCAGTGGCGCTTGATGAACTTAAAAAGCTCACAAAGCGCGATGATTATGTATTTTCATGGTGGGATTACGGGTATGCTATAAGGTATTTTGCTGATGTTATGACTTTAAACGATCCTGGTAGACAAGGTGGTGAAAATAATTATTTTGTTAGCCTTGCTTTGAGAAAAGATGAGGCATTTTTGGCTAGACTTGCAAGAGTGGCAGTTACGTATAATGACATCTCACTTGAGCAAAATATAAGGCCAATAGATAAAATTTTAAAAGACTACAACACAAGCGACGTAAATACTTTTTTAAGTCAGCTTAAAAGCGAAAATTTCACTCTGCCAGCTGCAAAAAAAGAGGTTTTTTACTATCTTGTGCCAAATATGATTGATATCGCGCCAAATATCTTTAGATATAGCTATATCGACGTCACAACTGGTAAAAGGCAAAAAGAGAATTTTTATCATGTTAGTGCATTAAATGGCGTTAGCGAAGCTGGTATCGACCTTGGAGATGGTTATGTTTTACCTACAAATGAGCAAAAATTTATCATACATAACGACGAGAAAATAGCCGTAAAATCATTTTATAAAGTAAAAGGTGCTGGAAAAGATTTGCGAATAGATGAAAAAATCATAGATGAAAACGCCAAAATTTATGTCATTTTTTTGGAAGATTATGCACGGATATTGTTGCTTGATGAAAATGCTTTAAATTCAGCTCTTGTGCAGCTTTTTATATTTGAGCGAGCTGATGAGCGATACTTTGAGCCATTTGTCATCTCAGGTGGCGTAAAAATTTATAGGTTAAAAATCTAA
- a CDS encoding nucleotide sugar dehydrogenase encodes MKIAVVGLGYVGLPLAAAFSEKYEVVGFDVNAKRIEELKSGYDRTLELSNEQMKKAIDNGMKFSLNLDDIRSCNFFIVTVPTPIDKNKRPDLTPVVKATESVAKVLKKGDIVVYESTVYPGVTEEICVPLLEKSGLKFNKDFFCGYSPERINPGDKEHTVTKIKKITSGSTPEIADKVDEIYRSIITAGTHKASSIKVAEAAKVIENTQRDINIAFINELAMLFEKLHINTIDVLEAAGTKWNFLNFRPGLVGGHCIGVDPYYLTHKAQEVGYHPEMILAGRRINDDMGRYAADQVIKLMIRKGVLINKARVLVLGMTFKENCPDIRNSRVIDVVDELKDFGCKVDVTDPWADSTEVKHEYGFDLVKEYSLDDYDCIVIAVAHNEFKKLNLKGHLVYDIKNIYPEADARL; translated from the coding sequence ATGAAAATAGCAGTAGTAGGACTTGGATATGTGGGACTTCCACTTGCAGCAGCTTTTAGCGAAAAGTACGAAGTAGTAGGCTTTGATGTAAATGCAAAACGTATAGAAGAGCTTAAAAGTGGCTATGATAGAACGCTTGAGCTTAGCAATGAGCAGATGAAAAAAGCGATCGATAATGGCATGAAATTTAGCCTAAATTTAGATGACATCAGAAGTTGCAACTTCTTTATCGTGACCGTCCCAACTCCGATAGATAAGAACAAACGCCCTGATCTAACTCCAGTGGTAAAAGCGACTGAGAGCGTGGCAAAAGTGCTTAAAAAAGGCGACATTGTTGTCTATGAAAGCACCGTTTATCCAGGCGTTACAGAAGAAATTTGCGTGCCACTTCTTGAAAAGAGTGGGCTTAAATTTAACAAAGACTTCTTCTGCGGCTACTCTCCAGAGCGCATAAACCCAGGCGACAAAGAGCACACTGTTACAAAGATCAAAAAGATCACAAGTGGCTCAACTCCAGAGATCGCTGACAAGGTTGATGAAATTTATCGCTCTATCATCACAGCTGGCACTCATAAGGCCTCAAGTATCAAAGTAGCCGAGGCTGCAAAGGTCATCGAAAACACTCAGCGTGATATAAACATCGCCTTTATAAACGAGCTTGCGATGCTCTTTGAAAAGCTTCACATCAACACTATCGACGTGCTTGAGGCTGCAGGTACGAAGTGGAATTTCTTAAATTTCCGCCCAGGTCTAGTTGGTGGTCACTGCATCGGCGTAGATCCATATTATCTAACTCACAAAGCTCAAGAAGTAGGTTATCATCCTGAAATGATCCTAGCAGGCCGCCGTATCAACGACGACATGGGCAGATACGCAGCTGATCAGGTTATAAAACTAATGATAAGAAAAGGTGTGCTTATAAACAAAGCGCGCGTGCTTGTTCTTGGTATGACATTTAAAGAAAACTGCCCAGATATAAGAAATTCTCGCGTTATAGACGTAGTTGATGAGCTAAAAGACTTTGGCTGCAAGGTCGATGTGACCGATCCTTGGGCTGATAGCACTGAGGTAAAACACGAGTACGGCTTTGATTTAGTGAAAGAGTATAGCCTAGATGACTACGACTGCATCGTGATTGCCGTAGCTCACAATGAGTTTAAAAAGCTAAATTTAAAAGGCCATTTAGTTTACGATATAAAAAATATCTACCCAGAGGCTGACGCTAGGCTGTAA